ATAAAACATGCTTTTGACACAGACAGCCGCAGGAAGTGAGGTAGAGGCGACCGTGCAGGATACGGTGGATACAATCACCGGATTTAACAAATTCATTCAGGAGAAAGGTCCGGACCTGATTGCGTTTGGAATCCGGATTCTGATGGCGCTGCTCATATTCATCATCTGCCATAAGGTGATCAACTGGATCCGCAAGATTACGCGGGCATCCATGGAACGCGCCAATTCGGATACCGGTGCAAGACAGTTTGTGGATTCTCTGTTGAAATACGGACTTCATATTCTGCTGTTTCTGGCAATTATCAATTCGCTCGGTGTAGAATCTGCATCGATTGCAGCAACGGTTGCATCGGCAGGCGTGGCAGTTGGTCTTGCCCTGCAGGGAAGTCTTTCCAACCTTGCCGGTGGGATGCTGATTTTATTTTTGAAGCCTTTTGTTGTCGGAGATTATATTATAGAAGACAGCCATGGCAATGAAGGAACGGTCAAAGAGATCCAGATCTTCTACACTAAGCTTGCCACCATTGACAACAAGACGATCATTGTGCCGAATGGAACACTTGCCAACACAAGCCTTACCAATGTGACGGACAAAGATTACCGTCAGCTGGATCTGAAGGTGGATATTGCATATGAAGCGGATCTGTGCCTTGCCAAGAAACTGTTGCAGGGACTTGTAAAAAATGATCCGTCCGTCATCCAGAGTATGGAACATAATGTCTTTGTAAATGAGCTTGGGAGCAGTTCAGTGGTGCTTGGTGTCCGTGCCTGGGTAAAAAGTGAAGAGTATTGGCCGACAAGATGGCGGATGCTGGAAAATATCAAGTTGACACTGGATGAAAATCATATTGCTATTCCATATCAGCAGATCACTGTCCATCAGGCACATATGGAGTCGGAAAAGTAGAGCTTTGTATCTGAAAAAAGACAGATATAAAAAATGTATCTGGTAAAATACAAGCGGAGAAATTGACAAAATAATCACAAATAAGTATAATATGTTGTCAGGGTTAAAAGACAAAACACCCTATGTTTTGGAATGATGGAGTAGTTTCTGACATCATAAATCAGGAGAACGATAAGATGAGAGTCATAGCAGGGAAAGCCAGAAGAATACCACTTGTGACGGTAAAAGGAATGGAGACACGTCCGACAACCGACAGAACCAAAGAAACCTTATTCAATATGATCGCACACGGACTCTGCGACTGTACATTTCTGGATCTTTTTTCCGGAAGCGGGGCAATCGGGATTGAGGCGATCAGCCGAGGTGTAAAAAAGGCGGTTTTTGTGGAAAACAATCCGAATGCGATCCAGTGCATTATGGAGAATCTGAAAAAGACACAGCTTGCAGACCAGGCGAAAGTAATCCGGGAGGATGTATTTTCGGCACTTCGCAGGCTGGATGGAAGAGAAAAATTCGATTATGTGTTTATGGATCCACCGTACAACCATATGCTGGAAAAAGAGGTGCTTACTTATCTTGCAAAATCAGACTTGCTGGAAAAGGATGCACTGATCATCGTGGAAGCATCTTTGGCGACTGATTTTTCTTATTTGGAGGAACTTGGTTTTTTAATGATCAAACAAAAGAAATACAAGACCAATATGCATGTATTTATATCTGTGGAGGAGTAGACTCATGATAAGAGCGATTTATCCGGGAAGCTTTGACCCGGTAACTTTCGGACATCTGGATATTATTACCCGGAGCAGTAAAATTGTAGACGAACTTATAATCGGAGTATTGATGAATAAAGCAAAAACCCCGTTGTTTTCTGTAGAAGAACGTGTTAAAATGTTAAAGGAAGTGACAAAAGATCTCGGCAACGTGAAAGTAGTGCCTTTCGACGGGCTGCTTGTAGAATTTGCAAGACAGCAAAAGGCACGTCTTGTGATTCGCGGACTGCGTGCGATCACAGATTTTGAATATGAGATCCAGATGTCACAGACGAATCATAAGCTTGAACCGGAAGTAGAAACCATGTTCCTTACAACCAATCTCAAGTATTCTTACCTTAGCTCTACAATCGTAAGAGAAGTCGCAGCTTTCGGAGGGGATATTTCCCAGTTCGTGCCGGAGACTGTCGCCAAAAGTATAAAAGAAAAGATGTCACAGTAGGTCTGTGACAAGAAGGAGAGTGCAAAATTATGAGCAGCCGTATTGAGCAGATTATTGAAGAAATTGAAGAGTACATTGACAGCTGTAAGTTTCAGCCATTATCAACTACAAAGATTATCGTGAATAAAGACCAGATCGATGAACTTCTCCGTGAACTTCGTATGAAGACACCTGATGAGATCAAGCGTTATCAGAAGATCATTGCGAACAAGGATGCGATCCTTGCGGATGCACAACAGAAAGCAGAAAGCATGATTGAAGAAGCACATGCACAGACAAGTGAACTGGTAAGCGAGCATGAGATCATGCAGCAGGCA
The sequence above is drawn from the Coprococcus comes ATCC 27758 genome and encodes:
- the coaD gene encoding pantetheine-phosphate adenylyltransferase; its protein translation is MIRAIYPGSFDPVTFGHLDIITRSSKIVDELIIGVLMNKAKTPLFSVEERVKMLKEVTKDLGNVKVVPFDGLLVEFARQQKARLVIRGLRAITDFEYEIQMSQTNHKLEPEVETMFLTTNLKYSYLSSTIVREVAAFGGDISQFVPETVAKSIKEKMSQ
- the rsmD gene encoding 16S rRNA (guanine(966)-N(2))-methyltransferase RsmD; the encoded protein is MFWNDGVVSDIINQENDKMRVIAGKARRIPLVTVKGMETRPTTDRTKETLFNMIAHGLCDCTFLDLFSGSGAIGIEAISRGVKKAVFVENNPNAIQCIMENLKKTQLADQAKVIREDVFSALRRLDGREKFDYVFMDPPYNHMLEKEVLTYLAKSDLLEKDALIIVEASLATDFSYLEELGFLMIKQKKYKTNMHVFISVEE
- a CDS encoding mechanosensitive ion channel family protein gives rise to the protein MLLTQTAAGSEVEATVQDTVDTITGFNKFIQEKGPDLIAFGIRILMALLIFIICHKVINWIRKITRASMERANSDTGARQFVDSLLKYGLHILLFLAIINSLGVESASIAATVASAGVAVGLALQGSLSNLAGGMLILFLKPFVVGDYIIEDSHGNEGTVKEIQIFYTKLATIDNKTIIVPNGTLANTSLTNVTDKDYRQLDLKVDIAYEADLCLAKKLLQGLVKNDPSVIQSMEHNVFVNELGSSSVVLGVRAWVKSEEYWPTRWRMLENIKLTLDENHIAIPYQQITVHQAHMESEK